One part of the Flavobacterium johnsoniae UW101 genome encodes these proteins:
- a CDS encoding sterol desaturase family protein, translated as MEEYGKILIIAMPVFLVLIVIEKLYGIYKKNDTAPLIDSVSSISSGITNSVKDVLGLSITFLSYEWMVSKIALFHQEATVLSYIIAFFVIDFYGYWSHRLAHQINFFWNKHAIHHSSEEFNLACALRQPIASLVNLFTFLLIPAALLGVPASVIAITLPLHLFLQFWYHTKHIKKMGFVEKILVTPSHHRVHHAINPEYLDKNHSQIFIFWDKLFGTFQEELDDIPPVFGITRPANTWNPIKINFQHLTLLIKDAWRAESWKDKLTIWFKPTGWRPENFEEKYPVNKIENVFDFEKYGTQNSQKLIYWSVAQILITLLFVSYLFENIAQIGLPNIFVYGFFIFITIYSSSELMDKSRFAIVWEGFRLSLATAVILFYGDWFGLKTVFSLSNYIILGYLSVSFLITIYFVTVDFKTNQNQTINSQTA; from the coding sequence ATGGAAGAATATGGTAAAATATTAATTATTGCAATGCCTGTTTTTTTAGTTCTAATTGTAATTGAAAAACTTTACGGCATTTACAAAAAGAACGATACTGCTCCATTAATTGACAGCGTTTCCAGTATTAGTTCCGGAATTACCAATTCTGTAAAAGACGTTTTAGGACTCAGCATTACTTTTCTTTCATATGAGTGGATGGTTTCTAAAATTGCACTTTTTCATCAGGAAGCCACAGTTCTATCTTACATCATTGCCTTTTTTGTTATTGATTTCTACGGATATTGGAGTCATCGACTGGCTCATCAAATTAACTTTTTTTGGAATAAACACGCCATTCACCACAGCAGTGAAGAGTTTAATCTTGCCTGCGCGCTGCGCCAGCCTATAGCGAGTCTGGTTAATTTATTTACTTTTCTGCTTATTCCGGCAGCATTATTAGGAGTTCCGGCTTCTGTAATTGCCATAACACTTCCGCTCCATTTATTTTTACAGTTTTGGTATCATACCAAACACATTAAAAAAATGGGATTTGTAGAAAAAATTCTCGTAACGCCTTCGCATCATCGGGTTCATCATGCCATAAATCCTGAATATTTAGATAAAAACCATTCGCAGATATTTATTTTCTGGGATAAACTTTTTGGAACATTTCAGGAAGAATTAGACGATATTCCTCCGGTTTTTGGAATTACAAGACCTGCCAATACATGGAATCCGATAAAAATAAATTTTCAGCATTTAACTTTATTAATAAAAGACGCCTGGCGAGCCGAAAGCTGGAAAGATAAACTAACCATTTGGTTTAAACCAACAGGATGGCGGCCTGAAAATTTCGAAGAAAAATATCCGGTTAACAAAATCGAAAATGTATTTGATTTTGAAAAATACGGCACACAAAATTCTCAAAAACTCATTTATTGGTCAGTTGCTCAAATTTTAATTACACTTTTGTTTGTGAGTTATTTATTTGAGAATATTGCCCAAATTGGTCTGCCTAATATTTTCGTCTATGGGTTCTTTATTTTTATAACCATTTACAGCAGCTCTGAACTAATGGATAAAAGCAGATTTGCTATTGTCTGGGAAGGTTTTAGATTGTCTCTCGCGACAGCCGTAATTTTATTTTACGGCGATTGGTTTGGTCTCAAAACCGTTTTCTCTTTAAGTAATTATATAATTTTAGGTTATTTAAGTGTATCTTTTTTAATAACGATTTACTTTGTAACTGTAGATTTTAAAACTAACCAAAATCAAACCATAAATTCACAAACCGCGTAA
- a CDS encoding discoidin domain-containing protein, whose amino-acid sequence MKNIYKQLALPVLWVLIFFSQNLSAQNSGKTEWFDPSKPATTYCNPINIGYNFTTHNHNGIPESRRSSADPVIITYKGEYYLFATNQAGFFWSKDMSDWNFVYGSFQRQPGDDDQCAPAAWVVNDTLFYVGSTWKRDHPIWKTADPKSGRWTRHVDKAMLPTWDPAIFQDDDKKVYMYYGSSGKLPLVGVEVDYKTWLPKGNQADYATLYKATEVEDIQKPYGQIKEVAILEPSQHGWERFGPNNDMEPAPWGNFIEGAWMTKHNGKYYMQYGAPATEFKGYANGVHVGNNPLGPFTYQKHNPMSYKPGGFVIGAGHGNTFADNYGNYWNTGTCKISIKDRFERRIDMFPAGFDKDDVMYSITAYGDFPIVLPTSQRDQTKGASSGWMLLSYKKPVTVSSSEECMEVETHRMDNGGKKVYEKFCYGPENLTDENIQTYWSAKTSNSGEWLQMDLGRPMEINALQINYADHKATQFNKAMDIYYQYKIFMSDDAQNWTLVVDKSKNDKDAPHDYVELTKSFKARYIKMENIHNASGLFAISDFRVFGNGLAAKPKAVASFKVDRNKADSRNAMISWKKQNDAVGYNIYYGIEPDKLYNSIMVYGDNSYDFRGLDKGTKYYFTIEPFNENGIGTKNKIIEVK is encoded by the coding sequence ATGAAAAATATATATAAACAACTTGCACTGCCTGTTTTATGGGTTTTGATATTTTTTAGTCAAAACCTTTCGGCACAAAATTCGGGTAAAACGGAATGGTTTGATCCATCAAAACCCGCAACAACTTATTGTAATCCAATTAACATAGGTTATAATTTCACGACACACAATCATAACGGAATTCCAGAATCACGCCGTTCAAGCGCCGATCCTGTAATTATAACTTATAAAGGCGAATATTATTTATTTGCAACCAATCAGGCAGGATTTTTTTGGAGTAAAGATATGTCAGACTGGAATTTTGTTTACGGAAGTTTTCAAAGACAGCCAGGCGACGATGACCAATGCGCGCCAGCGGCCTGGGTAGTAAATGACACTTTATTTTATGTAGGTTCAACCTGGAAAAGAGATCATCCAATCTGGAAAACTGCCGATCCAAAATCAGGAAGATGGACACGTCACGTAGATAAAGCAATGCTGCCAACATGGGATCCTGCTATTTTTCAGGACGATGATAAAAAAGTCTACATGTATTATGGTTCAAGTGGAAAATTGCCTTTAGTGGGCGTTGAAGTTGATTATAAAACTTGGCTTCCAAAAGGAAATCAGGCAGATTATGCTACATTATACAAAGCGACAGAAGTTGAAGATATTCAAAAACCATACGGACAAATTAAAGAAGTTGCTATTTTAGAACCTTCTCAACACGGATGGGAACGTTTTGGACCAAACAATGATATGGAACCTGCACCTTGGGGGAATTTTATCGAAGGAGCCTGGATGACCAAACACAACGGAAAATATTACATGCAGTACGGTGCGCCGGCAACAGAATTTAAAGGTTATGCAAATGGAGTTCATGTTGGAAATAATCCGCTTGGACCATTTACCTATCAAAAACACAACCCAATGTCTTATAAACCAGGCGGATTCGTAATTGGAGCAGGACACGGAAATACTTTTGCTGATAATTACGGAAACTACTGGAATACTGGAACTTGTAAAATTTCAATTAAAGATCGTTTTGAACGCCGTATCGATATGTTTCCGGCAGGATTTGATAAAGATGATGTAATGTATTCTATTACTGCTTATGGAGATTTCCCTATTGTATTGCCAACAAGCCAGCGTGATCAGACAAAAGGAGCTTCATCTGGCTGGATGCTGCTTTCGTATAAAAAGCCTGTAACCGTTTCTTCTTCTGAAGAATGTATGGAAGTAGAAACGCACAGAATGGATAATGGAGGGAAAAAAGTATATGAGAAATTCTGTTACGGGCCAGAAAACCTTACAGATGAAAATATTCAAACCTATTGGTCGGCTAAAACAAGCAATTCTGGCGAATGGCTGCAAATGGATTTAGGAAGACCGATGGAGATAAATGCGCTGCAGATTAATTATGCCGATCATAAAGCTACTCAGTTTAATAAAGCAATGGATATTTATTATCAGTATAAAATTTTCATGTCTGATGATGCACAAAACTGGACTTTGGTGGTTGATAAATCTAAAAATGATAAAGATGCACCTCATGACTATGTAGAACTTACAAAATCATTTAAAGCGCGTTATATTAAGATGGAAAACATTCATAATGCATCTGGATTATTTGCAATTTCTGATTTCAGGGTTTTTGGAAACGGATTAGCAGCAAAACCAAAAGCAGTTGCTTCTTTTAAAGTAGACAGAAATAAAGCTGATTCCAGAAATGCCATGATTTCCTGGAAAAAGCAAAATGATGCTGTTGGATACAATATTTATTACGGAATTGAACCAGATAAACTATACAACAGTATTATGGTTTACGGCGACAATTCTTATGACTTTAGAGGTTTAGATAAAGGAACAAAATACTATTTTACAATTGAGCCTTTTAATGAAAACGGAATAGGAACGAAAAATAAAATTATCGAAGTAAAATAG
- a CDS encoding glycerophosphodiester phosphodiesterase family protein, translated as MNALKIFSAICLIAFSYCNAQKNAIVAHRGAWKKNNLPENSIASLRHAIDLKLPGSEFDVWRTADDSLVINHDAHYNKLLIEETNYADLIKFKLSNGEKLPTLHEYISEGMRNNKHTLLVCEIKPSEISKERGQKTGVAAVETIKKLKADKNTCYISFDYDILKKIREIDSKTSLQYLEGNKSPKEVKADKINGVDYHYSVFQKHPEWIQEAKDNKIILNAWTVNDAKDMDWIIEHKFNYITTNEPELLSERLKAKK; from the coding sequence ATGAATGCTCTAAAAATATTTAGTGCAATATGTCTTATTGCTTTTTCATATTGCAATGCCCAAAAAAATGCGATAGTTGCTCATCGCGGTGCCTGGAAAAAAAATAATCTGCCCGAAAATTCAATTGCATCATTACGACATGCAATTGATTTAAAACTGCCGGGTTCAGAGTTTGATGTCTGGAGAACAGCTGATGATTCGCTTGTAATCAATCATGATGCGCATTACAACAAACTGCTTATTGAAGAAACAAATTATGCAGATTTGATAAAATTTAAACTTTCAAACGGAGAAAAACTCCCAACCCTTCACGAATACATTTCTGAAGGAATGCGAAATAATAAACATACACTTTTGGTCTGTGAAATTAAACCTTCAGAAATCAGTAAAGAAAGAGGACAAAAAACGGGTGTAGCAGCAGTCGAAACCATTAAAAAATTAAAAGCCGATAAAAACACCTGCTACATCAGTTTTGATTATGATATTCTAAAAAAAATCAGAGAAATTGATTCTAAAACTTCCCTGCAGTATTTGGAAGGAAATAAATCTCCAAAAGAAGTAAAAGCAGATAAAATTAACGGCGTTGATTATCATTATTCTGTTTTTCAAAAACATCCTGAATGGATACAAGAAGCAAAGGATAACAAAATTATCCTAAATGCCTGGACTGTTAACGATGCTAAAGATATGGATTGGATTATTGAGCATAAATTCAATTACATTACAACCAACGAGCCAGAACTTTTAAGCGAAAGATTAAAAGCAAAAAAGTAA
- the prmA gene encoding 50S ribosomal protein L11 methyltransferase, translating to MSNIYLGYHFTIEPKELGSEILVAELGEKAFESFTETENGISAFVKKDLWDENILDDIYILQSEEFKIEYTIEEIDQVNWNEEWEKNFEPIDVDGKCHVRAPFHEKTDAEFDIVIEPKMSFGTGHHETTHMMIQHLLEMDVKGLKTLDMGCGTAILAILAEMKGAEPIDAIDIDNWCYLNSIENAERNNCKHISVYEGDAALLAGKKYDLIIANINRNILLNDMQAYVDSLNPKGIILFSGFYEEDIPFIDASCTEKGLTYVKKLQRNNWVSLKYVN from the coding sequence ATGTCGAATATATATTTAGGATATCATTTTACAATTGAGCCAAAAGAATTGGGTTCTGAAATTTTAGTGGCTGAATTGGGCGAAAAAGCGTTTGAAAGTTTTACAGAAACTGAAAACGGAATTTCGGCTTTTGTGAAAAAGGATTTATGGGATGAAAATATTCTGGATGATATTTATATTCTACAATCTGAGGAGTTTAAAATTGAATATACAATTGAAGAAATCGATCAGGTAAACTGGAACGAGGAATGGGAAAAGAATTTCGAGCCAATTGATGTTGATGGTAAATGTCATGTACGCGCTCCTTTTCACGAAAAAACGGATGCTGAATTTGACATTGTTATTGAACCTAAAATGAGTTTTGGAACCGGACATCACGAAACCACTCACATGATGATTCAGCATTTACTGGAAATGGATGTTAAAGGTTTAAAAACACTTGACATGGGATGCGGAACTGCAATTTTAGCCATTTTAGCTGAAATGAAAGGCGCTGAACCAATCGATGCAATTGATATTGACAATTGGTGTTATTTAAATTCTATTGAAAATGCCGAACGCAATAATTGTAAACATATCTCCGTTTATGAGGGCGATGCGGCTTTATTGGCAGGAAAAAAATACGATTTGATTATTGCCAATATCAACCGAAACATTTTGTTAAATGATATGCAGGCTTACGTTGATAGTTTAAATCCAAAGGGAATTATTTTATTCAGCGGTTTTTATGAAGAAGACATTCCGTTTATCGATGCTTCATGCACAGAAAAAGGTTTGACGTATGTTAAAAAGTTACAAAGAAACAACTGGGTTTCATTAAAATACGTAAATTAG
- a CDS encoding YiiX family permuted papain-like enzyme — protein sequence MKKQKYIFLIITFVLSFGLALFVAVKVFPNNPFSKKKTENIQSDKIKSGDIVFQTSQSPQCEAVRIATNSKFSHCGIIFDLNGKWFVFEAVQPVKLTPFDEWIQHGKNNKYVVKRLKNAETVLTPEVLQKMENYGQQFDGKEYDAYFEWTDNRIYCSELVWKIYKNAAGIELSKLRELKDFNLEDPRVKKILKERYGNDIPLEEKVVAPSDLADSNLLKTVIDNY from the coding sequence ATGAAAAAGCAAAAATACATTTTCCTAATCATCACATTTGTGCTAAGCTTTGGTTTGGCATTATTTGTCGCAGTGAAGGTTTTCCCAAACAATCCATTTTCAAAAAAGAAAACTGAAAATATTCAATCTGATAAAATTAAAAGCGGTGATATTGTATTTCAAACCTCACAGTCTCCTCAATGCGAAGCCGTTCGAATTGCTACTAATTCTAAATTCTCGCATTGCGGTATTATTTTTGACCTCAACGGAAAATGGTTTGTTTTTGAAGCTGTACAGCCTGTAAAACTTACTCCTTTTGACGAATGGATCCAGCACGGAAAAAATAATAAATATGTCGTAAAGAGATTAAAAAATGCTGAAACCGTTTTGACTCCGGAAGTACTTCAAAAAATGGAAAATTACGGCCAGCAGTTTGACGGAAAAGAATATGATGCTTATTTTGAATGGACTGATAATAGAATTTATTGTTCTGAATTGGTTTGGAAAATTTATAAAAATGCGGCAGGGATTGAACTATCAAAACTAAGAGAATTGAAAGATTTTAATTTAGAAGATCCGAGAGTCAAAAAAATTCTTAAAGAGCGTTATGGCAATGATATTCCGCTTGAAGAAAAAGTTGTCGCTCCCTCTGACCTAGCGGATTCAAATTTATTAAAAACCGTAATAGACAATTATTAA
- a CDS encoding ATP-dependent Clp protease adaptor ClpS: MSTKEKVREKVREKEAAVFNNEIIMYNDDVNTFDHVIDTLMRVCDHTAEQAEQCSLIVHYNGKCTVKTGPIEKLKPQCTQLLEAGLSAEIV, from the coding sequence ATGAGTACTAAAGAGAAAGTAAGAGAAAAAGTCCGCGAGAAAGAAGCGGCTGTGTTCAATAATGAAATCATTATGTATAACGATGATGTAAATACATTTGACCACGTTATTGATACTTTAATGCGCGTTTGTGACCATACGGCAGAACAAGCCGAACAATGTTCCTTAATTGTACATTACAACGGAAAATGCACTGTAAAAACAGGCCCAATAGAAAAACTTAAACCTCAATGTACACAACTTTTGGAAGCTGGACTAAGCGCTGAAATTGTTTAA
- a CDS encoding Coq4 family protein gives MRDYLIEKLYECTKKPYQKYFKKNEPWNIDKKQLFNFPKDSLGYGLGNFLHKNHFDIQEKLEDHDIIHVLTNTGISVYEEIGMQYYLFGNGKRSLYLYMVILSGTLFYPKQIKYFVEQYKRGKQAHSFHYLDFSKMLSMPIQSIQQTFNI, from the coding sequence ATGAGAGATTATTTAATTGAAAAATTATACGAATGCACTAAAAAGCCGTATCAAAAATATTTTAAGAAAAACGAGCCTTGGAATATTGATAAAAAACAGCTGTTTAATTTTCCTAAAGATAGCTTAGGATATGGTTTAGGAAATTTTCTACATAAAAATCATTTTGATATTCAGGAGAAATTGGAAGATCACGATATTATACATGTTCTTACGAATACTGGAATTTCTGTTTATGAAGAAATCGGCATGCAGTATTATCTTTTCGGAAACGGAAAAAGAAGCTTGTATTTGTATATGGTTATTCTATCTGGAACTCTTTTTTATCCCAAACAGATAAAGTATTTCGTTGAGCAGTATAAAAGAGGGAAACAAGCACATTCATTTCATTATCTGGATTTTTCAAAAATGCTTTCAATGCCTATACAATCTATTCAACAAACTTTTAATATTTAA
- the kdsA gene encoding 3-deoxy-8-phosphooctulonate synthase, which translates to MNLQHIPQIKHTESGNFFLLAGPCAIEGEEMALRIAEKLVGITDNLQIPYVFKGSFKKANRSRIDSFSGIGDEKALKILRKVSETFHVPTVTDIHTNEDADMAAQYVDVLQIPAFLVRQTDLVVAAANTGKTVNLKKGQFMSPESMKHAVQKVLDCNNENVMVTDRGTMFGYQDMIVDFRGIPTMQQYASTVLDVTHSLQQPNQTAGVTGGRPDMIETVAKAGIAVGVDGIFIETHFDPANAKSDGANMLHLDYFEGLMNKLVAIRKTVNAF; encoded by the coding sequence ATGAACTTACAACATATTCCACAAATCAAGCATACTGAAAGCGGAAATTTCTTTTTATTGGCGGGGCCATGCGCTATTGAAGGAGAAGAAATGGCTCTTAGAATTGCTGAAAAATTAGTTGGTATTACCGACAACTTACAAATCCCTTATGTGTTTAAAGGATCTTTTAAAAAAGCAAACCGTTCCAGAATTGATAGTTTTTCTGGAATTGGAGATGAAAAAGCTTTAAAAATATTAAGAAAAGTTTCAGAAACTTTTCACGTTCCAACTGTTACCGATATTCATACAAATGAAGATGCCGATATGGCTGCACAGTACGTTGATGTTTTACAAATTCCTGCGTTTTTAGTTCGTCAGACAGATTTGGTTGTTGCTGCCGCTAATACAGGAAAAACAGTAAACCTTAAAAAAGGACAATTTATGAGTCCAGAAAGCATGAAACATGCTGTACAAAAGGTTTTAGACTGTAATAACGAAAACGTTATGGTTACAGACAGAGGTACTATGTTTGGATACCAGGATATGATTGTTGATTTTAGAGGAATTCCTACTATGCAGCAATATGCATCTACGGTTTTAGATGTTACACACTCTTTACAGCAGCCAAACCAGACTGCTGGTGTTACAGGCGGAAGACCTGACATGATCGAAACAGTAGCAAAAGCGGGTATCGCTGTAGGTGTTGACGGTATTTTTATCGAAACACACTTTGACCCTGCAAATGCAAAAAGTGATGGTGCTAATATGCTTCATTTAGACTATTTTGAAGGTTTAATGAACAAATTAGTGGCTATTAGAAAAACTGTAAATGCCTTTTAA
- a CDS encoding M20/M25/M40 family metallo-hydrolase — protein MKKTILLTALVLNGLTLFAQSNDEKNIKLFYKKALTEAKCYSWLEYLSNDIGSRLSGSKGAAEAVEYTKRQLESIGLDKVYLQEVMVPHWVRGEKETAYILDGKVKTNVPICALGGSVATPKTGLTAEIIEVQGIKELAELGTDKVKGKIVFYNRPMNPENIETFTSYGACVDQRYAGAKEAAKLGAVGTIVRSMNLRLDDFPHTGAQSYGDLPKEQYIPTAAISTNGAELLSKTLKANPALKFYFKQSCETLPDVLSHNVVGELTGTVSPENIMVVGGHLDSWDLADGSHDDGAGVVQSMEAIRILKNLNYKPKNTIRVVLFMNEENGGKGGAKYEEISKQNKENHIFALESDSGGFSPRGFSIEADDVNLKKIQGFKDFFEPYLVHSFTIGHAGSDISHLTSKAIVKAGLKPDSQRYFDYHHAANDKFDAINKRELELGAATMTSLLYLIDQTGIVIPAAN, from the coding sequence ATGAAAAAAACAATTCTTTTAACTGCGTTAGTTTTAAACGGATTGACATTATTTGCGCAGTCAAATGATGAAAAAAACATCAAATTATTTTACAAAAAAGCTTTAACAGAAGCGAAGTGTTATTCTTGGTTAGAATACCTTTCGAACGATATTGGAAGCCGTTTGTCTGGATCAAAAGGTGCTGCAGAAGCAGTAGAATACACTAAGAGACAATTAGAAAGCATTGGTCTGGATAAAGTATATTTACAAGAAGTTATGGTTCCTCACTGGGTACGCGGTGAAAAAGAAACAGCTTATATCTTAGACGGAAAAGTAAAAACTAATGTACCAATCTGCGCTTTAGGAGGATCTGTTGCAACTCCAAAAACCGGACTTACAGCAGAAATAATCGAAGTACAGGGAATTAAAGAATTAGCAGAACTTGGTACTGATAAAGTAAAAGGAAAAATTGTGTTTTATAACAGACCAATGAATCCTGAAAACATTGAAACTTTTACATCATACGGTGCATGTGTAGACCAAAGATATGCTGGTGCAAAAGAAGCTGCAAAACTTGGAGCAGTAGGAACAATTGTTCGTTCTATGAATTTGCGTTTAGATGATTTCCCGCATACAGGAGCACAAAGCTATGGTGATTTACCAAAAGAGCAATATATTCCAACTGCTGCAATTAGTACAAATGGAGCTGAATTGTTAAGTAAAACCTTGAAAGCAAATCCAGCTTTAAAATTTTATTTCAAACAGTCTTGCGAAACGCTGCCGGATGTATTATCACATAACGTTGTTGGAGAATTAACAGGAACTGTAAGTCCTGAAAACATTATGGTTGTGGGCGGTCACTTAGATTCTTGGGATTTAGCTGATGGTTCTCATGATGATGGAGCAGGAGTAGTACAGAGTATGGAAGCGATTCGTATTCTTAAAAACCTAAACTACAAACCAAAGAATACAATTCGTGTAGTATTGTTTATGAATGAAGAAAACGGCGGAAAAGGCGGTGCTAAATACGAAGAAATTTCAAAGCAAAATAAAGAGAATCACATTTTTGCATTAGAAAGTGATTCAGGCGGATTTTCTCCAAGAGGATTTTCTATTGAAGCTGACGATGTTAATTTGAAAAAAATACAAGGATTTAAAGACTTTTTTGAGCCTTATTTAGTACACAGTTTTACAATTGGGCACGCAGGTTCAGATATCAGTCATTTAACGTCTAAAGCGATCGTTAAAGCAGGTTTAAAACCAGATTCACAACGTTACTTTGATTACCACCACGCAGCAAACGATAAATTTGATGCCATTAACAAAAGAGAGTTAGAATTAGGTGCAGCAACAATGACGTCATTATTATATTTAATTGACCAAACCGGAATTGTTATTCCTGCAGCAAACTAA
- a CDS encoding lysoplasmalogenase, giving the protein MKNIVFFKIYTAYCFIYLLLLYLGYESLDCYLKPALIPLLILGVYFSKRFPTQNLLLTALLFSWIGDVILLFSDIAEIYFILGLVSFLISHILYCVLFNRQTKEKFKRNSITFIFGSILIAVYLIGMLSVLLPSLGDLKIPVIVYASVISIMLLFAYNGLLIWKTPANQLVFFGALFFVISDSILALNKFYMPLKKSSFIIMLTYLVAQYLIVIGILRLNGKKAE; this is encoded by the coding sequence ATGAAAAATATTGTATTTTTTAAAATTTATACTGCATACTGCTTTATTTATCTGCTTCTTTTATATCTGGGATATGAAAGTTTAGACTGTTACCTAAAACCGGCTTTAATTCCGCTGTTAATTTTAGGCGTGTACTTTTCTAAAAGATTTCCAACTCAAAATTTACTTTTAACCGCATTACTCTTTTCCTGGATTGGCGATGTAATTCTGCTTTTTTCAGATATTGCCGAAATTTATTTTATTCTGGGATTAGTTTCTTTTTTAATTTCCCACATTCTGTATTGTGTGCTTTTTAACAGACAGACCAAAGAAAAATTCAAACGAAATTCAATTACTTTTATATTTGGAAGTATTCTTATTGCCGTTTATTTAATTGGAATGCTTTCTGTTTTACTGCCTTCATTAGGCGATTTAAAAATTCCGGTTATCGTATATGCGAGCGTTATTTCAATAATGCTTTTGTTTGCTTATAACGGACTTTTAATATGGAAAACACCAGCCAATCAGCTGGTGTTTTTTGGTGCTCTGTTCTTTGTAATTTCAGATAGTATTTTGGCTCTCAATAAATTTTATATGCCGCTCAAAAAAAGTTCATTTATTATTATGCTTACCTATCTTGTGGCACAATATCTGATTGTAATTGGTATATTAAGACTAAATGGAAAAAAGGCTGAATAA